From Epinephelus lanceolatus isolate andai-2023 chromosome 5, ASM4190304v1, whole genome shotgun sequence, the proteins below share one genomic window:
- the ndrg4 gene encoding protein NDRG4 isoform X9, with the protein MPECWDGEHDVETPYGMLHVVIRGAPKGNKPAILTYHDVGLNHKLCFNTFFNNEDMQEITKHFVVCHVDAPGQQIGAPQLPQGYQYPTMDQLAGMLPTVVQHFGFKSIVGIGVGAGAYILAKFALIFPDLVEGLVLLNIDPNGKGWIDWAASKLSGLTSALPDTVLPHLFSQEELMSNTELVQSYRQQINNTINQFNLQLFWNMYNSRRDLEMNRSGTVLNAKTLKCPVMLVVGDNAPAEEGVVECNSKLDPTNTTFLKMADSGGLPQLTQPGKLTEAFKYFLQGMGYIAYVKDRRLSGGPVPSASMTRLARSRTASLTSASSMDGSRSRACTHSDSTEGVGTITHTMEVSC; encoded by the exons ATGCCTGAGTGCTGGGACGGG GAACATGATGTTGAGACTCCTTATGGGATGCTGCATGTGGTGATTCGCGGGGCACCCAAAGGAAACAAGCCTGCAATTCTCACCTACCACGATGTGGGACTGAACC ACAAGCTGTGCTTCAACACTTTCTTCAATAACGAAGATATGCAGGAGATCACCAAGCACTTTGTGGTTTGCCACGTTGATGCCCCGGGACAGCAGATTGGAGCGCCACAGTTGCCACAGGG GTATCAGTACCCTACTATGGACCAGTTGGCCGGGATGCTGCCCACTGTGGTGCAGCACTTTGG ATTCAAAAGCATTGTTGGGATCGGAGTTGGAGCTGGAGCTTACATTCTGGCCAAGTTTGCT CTCATCTTCCCTGACCTGGTAGAGGGTTTGGTTCTGCTCAACATCGACCCCAACGGCAAAGGCTGGATTGACTGGGCTGCCTCTAAG CTGTCAGGTCTGACCAGCGCTCTGCCAGATACTGTGCTGCCACATCTTTTCAGCCAG gAGGAGCTGATGTCCAACACAGAGCTGGTGCAGAGCTACCGGCAACAGATCAACAACACCATAAACCAGTTCAACCTGCAGCTTTTCTGGAACATGTACAACAG TCGGAGGGACCTGGAGATGAATCGCAGTGGGACAGTGCTTAATGCCAAGACCCTGAA GTGTCCTGTTATGCTGGTTGTGGGAGACAACGCCCCAGCTGAGGAGGGAGTG GTTGAGTGCAACTCCAAACTGGACCCAACCAACACGACCTTCCTAAAG ATGGCTGACTCTGGTGGGCTTCCCCAGCTTACACAG CCTGGGAAGCTGACTGAAGCCTTCAAGTATTTTCTGCAGGGAATGGGCTACA TCGCTTATGTGAAGGATCGGAGGTTGAGTGGAGGGCCAG TGCCCTCTGCTAGTATGACCCGCCTGGCTCGTTCCAGGACAGCTTCCCTGACCAGTGCTAGCTCCATGGATGGGTCCCGCTCCCGGGCCTGCACCCACTCCGACAGCACTGAGGGAGTCGGGACCATCACCCACACCATGGAGGTGTCTTGCTGA
- the ndrg4 gene encoding protein NDRG4 isoform X10 → MPECWDGEHDVETPYGMLHVVIRGAPKGNKPAILTYHDVGLNHKLCFNTFFNNEDMQEITKHFVVCHVDAPGQQIGAPQLPQGYQYPTMDQLAGMLPTVVQHFGFKSIVGIGVGAGAYILAKFALIFPDLVEGLVLLNIDPNGKGWIDWAASKLSGLTSALPDTVLPHLFSQEELMSNTELVQSYRQQINNTINQFNLQLFWNMYNSRRDLEMNRSGTVLNAKTLKCPVMLVVGDNAPAEEGVVECNSKLDPTNTTFLKMADSGGLPQLTQPGKLTEAFKYFLQGMGYMPSASMTRLARSRTASLTSASSMDGSRSRACTHSDSTEGVGTITHTMEVSC, encoded by the exons ATGCCTGAGTGCTGGGACGGG GAACATGATGTTGAGACTCCTTATGGGATGCTGCATGTGGTGATTCGCGGGGCACCCAAAGGAAACAAGCCTGCAATTCTCACCTACCACGATGTGGGACTGAACC ACAAGCTGTGCTTCAACACTTTCTTCAATAACGAAGATATGCAGGAGATCACCAAGCACTTTGTGGTTTGCCACGTTGATGCCCCGGGACAGCAGATTGGAGCGCCACAGTTGCCACAGGG GTATCAGTACCCTACTATGGACCAGTTGGCCGGGATGCTGCCCACTGTGGTGCAGCACTTTGG ATTCAAAAGCATTGTTGGGATCGGAGTTGGAGCTGGAGCTTACATTCTGGCCAAGTTTGCT CTCATCTTCCCTGACCTGGTAGAGGGTTTGGTTCTGCTCAACATCGACCCCAACGGCAAAGGCTGGATTGACTGGGCTGCCTCTAAG CTGTCAGGTCTGACCAGCGCTCTGCCAGATACTGTGCTGCCACATCTTTTCAGCCAG gAGGAGCTGATGTCCAACACAGAGCTGGTGCAGAGCTACCGGCAACAGATCAACAACACCATAAACCAGTTCAACCTGCAGCTTTTCTGGAACATGTACAACAG TCGGAGGGACCTGGAGATGAATCGCAGTGGGACAGTGCTTAATGCCAAGACCCTGAA GTGTCCTGTTATGCTGGTTGTGGGAGACAACGCCCCAGCTGAGGAGGGAGTG GTTGAGTGCAACTCCAAACTGGACCCAACCAACACGACCTTCCTAAAG ATGGCTGACTCTGGTGGGCTTCCCCAGCTTACACAG CCTGGGAAGCTGACTGAAGCCTTCAAGTATTTTCTGCAGGGAATGGGCTACA TGCCCTCTGCTAGTATGACCCGCCTGGCTCGTTCCAGGACAGCTTCCCTGACCAGTGCTAGCTCCATGGATGGGTCCCGCTCCCGGGCCTGCACCCACTCCGACAGCACTGAGGGAGTCGGGACCATCACCCACACCATGGAGGTGTCTTGCTGA
- the ndrg4 gene encoding protein NDRG4 isoform X8, which yields MAGMKEQQFTEEKPLLPEQRGVDADMESCEQLMPAGEWKEHDVETPYGMLHVVIRGAPKGNKPAILTYHDVGLNHKLCFNTFFNNEDMQEITKHFVVCHVDAPGQQIGAPQLPQGYQYPTMDQLAGMLPTVVQHFGFKSIVGIGVGAGAYILAKFALIFPDLVEGLVLLNIDPNGKGWIDWAASKLSGLTSALPDTVLPHLFSQEELMSNTELVQSYRQQINNTINQFNLQLFWNMYNSRRDLEMNRSGTVLNAKTLKCPVMLVVGDNAPAEEGVVECNSKLDPTNTTFLKMADSGGLPQLTQPGKLTEAFKYFLQGMGYIAYVKDRRLSGGPVPSASMTRLARSRTASLTSASSMDGSRSRACTHSDSTEGVGTITHTMEVSC from the exons GAACATGATGTTGAGACTCCTTATGGGATGCTGCATGTGGTGATTCGCGGGGCACCCAAAGGAAACAAGCCTGCAATTCTCACCTACCACGATGTGGGACTGAACC ACAAGCTGTGCTTCAACACTTTCTTCAATAACGAAGATATGCAGGAGATCACCAAGCACTTTGTGGTTTGCCACGTTGATGCCCCGGGACAGCAGATTGGAGCGCCACAGTTGCCACAGGG GTATCAGTACCCTACTATGGACCAGTTGGCCGGGATGCTGCCCACTGTGGTGCAGCACTTTGG ATTCAAAAGCATTGTTGGGATCGGAGTTGGAGCTGGAGCTTACATTCTGGCCAAGTTTGCT CTCATCTTCCCTGACCTGGTAGAGGGTTTGGTTCTGCTCAACATCGACCCCAACGGCAAAGGCTGGATTGACTGGGCTGCCTCTAAG CTGTCAGGTCTGACCAGCGCTCTGCCAGATACTGTGCTGCCACATCTTTTCAGCCAG gAGGAGCTGATGTCCAACACAGAGCTGGTGCAGAGCTACCGGCAACAGATCAACAACACCATAAACCAGTTCAACCTGCAGCTTTTCTGGAACATGTACAACAG TCGGAGGGACCTGGAGATGAATCGCAGTGGGACAGTGCTTAATGCCAAGACCCTGAA GTGTCCTGTTATGCTGGTTGTGGGAGACAACGCCCCAGCTGAGGAGGGAGTG GTTGAGTGCAACTCCAAACTGGACCCAACCAACACGACCTTCCTAAAG ATGGCTGACTCTGGTGGGCTTCCCCAGCTTACACAG CCTGGGAAGCTGACTGAAGCCTTCAAGTATTTTCTGCAGGGAATGGGCTACA TCGCTTATGTGAAGGATCGGAGGTTGAGTGGAGGGCCAG TGCCCTCTGCTAGTATGACCCGCCTGGCTCGTTCCAGGACAGCTTCCCTGACCAGTGCTAGCTCCATGGATGGGTCCCGCTCCCGGGCCTGCACCCACTCCGACAGCACTGAGGGAGTCGGGACCATCACCCACACCATGGAGGTGTCTTGCTGA